From the genome of Streptacidiphilus sp. PB12-B1b:
GGCGCGTCCCCGTTCTACGAACTGGGCCTGACCTCGATCACCCTGGTCCGGCTGCGCGCTCTGCTGGAGCAGCGGTCGGGCCTGCCGATCCCGACCACGGCTCTCTTCGAACACCCCACCGTCGACGCCCTGACCGCGTTCCTGGCCGCCCGTCAGGCCGACCTGTCGACGAGCCGGTCGCAGGACACCGGTCCGGCGCCCCGGCAGGCCCGCCCGACCGGGCCCGGCGGATCCGGCGACGACCGCAGGATCGCCGTCATCGGCATGGCCGGACGGTTCCCCGGCGCCGCCGACCTCGACCAGTACTGGGCGAATCTGCGGGCCGGTGCCGACAGCGTGTCCGTCTTCACCCCCGACCAGCTGGATCGCGCCGGCATACCGCGCGAGCTGGCCGACCACCCCGACCACCGGCCGGTGGCAGGCGCCCTCGACGACGTGGACGGCTTCGACGCCGGGTTCTTCGGCATGAGCCCCAGCGAGGCCGAACTCACCGACCCAGCCCACCGGTTGTTCCTCCAGTGCTGCTACCACGCGCTGGAGCACGCCGGCTATGCGGGCCGGGGACAGCAGGGCCGGACGGGGGTCTTCGCCGGATCGGGCATGCAGCTCTACGGCCACCAGGACCGGGCCGGGGACCACGCCTCCGGGCCGGGCGCCGATCCGCAGTCCGCGCTCGAGGCCGCGATCGGCGTCCAGCAGGACTTCCTCGCCTCCCGGGTCGCCTACCGGCTCGGACTGACCGGCCCGGCGATAGGGGTGCAGACCGCCTGCTCGACCTCGCTGGTGGCCGTGCACCTGGCGGTCCAGGCCCTGCTCGACGGCGACGCCGACATGGCCCTGGCCGGAGCGGCCGCCGTCCGCACGCCGCAGGAGCAGGGCTATCGGCACTCGCCCGGTTCGATCCTGTCGGCCACCGGCCGCTGCCGCCCCTTCGACGCCGCCGCGGACGGCACCGTCGGCGGCAACGGGGTCGCCGCCGTCCTGCTCAAGCGGTACGACCGGGCGCTCGCCGACGGCGACACCGTGCACGCGGTCATCCTCGGGACCGCCGTCAACAACGACGGGCGGAGCAAGGTCGGCTTCACCGCGCCCAGCGTGGCCGGGCAGGTCGACGTGGTGCGGCAGGCACTGCACCGGGCCGGCGCGGCACCGGCGACCATCTCCTACGTCGAGGCGCACGGCACCGGCACCCCGCTCGGCGACCCGGTCGAACTGCAGGCGCTGGCGCAGGCGCTCGGCGCCGACCGGGGCCCCGAGGAGCGCTGCGCGGTCGGCTCGGTCAAGGCCAACATCGGCCACCTGGACACCTGCGCGGGCATGGCCGGGCTGATCAAGGCCGTCCTGATGCTCCAACACGCCGAGCTGGTGCCCACGATCAACCTCGACCGGCACAACCCGGAACTCGACCTGGCCGGGGGCCGGTTCTTCATCCCGACCGCGCTGCGCCCGTGGCCGTCCGGCAGCGGCCCGCGCCGCGCCGGGGTGAGCGCGCTGGGCGTCGGCGGCACCAACGCCCATGTGGTGCTGGAGGAGCCGCCCGCCGTACCGGGCAGGCCGGACCGCCGGGCCGCTGTGGTGCTCCCGGTCTCGGCGGCGGACCCGACCGCCCTGGACCGGCTCGCCGAGCGGCTCGCCGACCACCTCGACAGCGCGGCCACGGCGGACACCACCGATCTGGTCGCCGCCCTGGGCCTGGGCCGACCGCATCTGCCCTACCGGCGTGCGGTCGTCGGACGCGACCCGCGCGAACTGGCAGCCGCCCTGCGCGACCGCCCCACGGTCGGGCCCGCCCGTGCACAGCCGTCCCTGGCCTTCGCGTTCGCGGGCCAGGGGAGCATCCTGTCGGGGGCGGCCGCCCGGCTGTACGCGCAGTCCCCGGTCGCGCGCCGGGTCCTGGACGACTGCGAACAGCAGTACCGGCAGGACGTCGGCGGCTCCCTGCTCGACCTGCTGCTCCACGGCGACCCCGGCGACTCCGGCGCTCCCGGCGACCCTGATGCGGCCCCGGTCCGGTCGGACGGCACCGCGCAGCCCGCACTCTTCGCGCTCCAGGCCGCACAGGTCGAGGCCTGGCGCTCGCTCGGCGTCTCGCCGGGCGTCGTGCTCGGGCACAGCTTGGGCGAGTACGCGGCTCTCTACGTAGCCGGGGCCCTCACCCTGCACGACGGGCTGTGGATCACCGCCAGGAGAGGCGAGTTGATGTGGACCCGCACCGAACCCGGCGGCATGCTCGCCGTGGTGGCGGACCGGGGCACCGCCGAGGGGCTCGCCGCGGACACCGGTCTCGACCTGGCAGCGGCGAACGGTCCTGAACGCCATGTGCTGTCGGGCGGTGAGGCGGCCGTCGCCGCAGCCGTGCAGCTGCTCGAACGCCGGGACGTCCCCTGGCGGCGGCTCCCGGTGGAGCGCGCGTTCCACTCGGAGTCGATGGTTCCGGCCCTCCAGGAGTTCCAGCGGTACCTGGACCGGCTCCGGCTCCGCCCGCTGCGCGTTCCGCTGGTGACCGCCGTCGAGGGAGCCCTGCTGCCGGTGGGGGCGGAACTGCCGCCCGGCTACCTGCGTCGGCAGGCCCGGAGCACCGTGGACTTCGATGCGGCACTGCGCGCGGTGGACCGTACCGGCTGTGCCCGGTACGTCGAGCTGGGGCCTGACGGATCGCTCAGCAGCCTGGGCCGACGGGCCCTGCCGGACAGCAGCTGGCACCCGACCCTGCGCAGAGGGCACGCGTACGCGCTGCTGCCGGCCCTCGCGGAACTGTACGAGCAGGGCGTCGAGATCGACTGGCACGGACTCGCGGCGGAAGGCCGGCGGGTGCCGCTGCCGGGCTACCCGTTCAGCAGCACCCCGCTGCCCCGCAGGCATCGGCCCCTCGGCCGGACCGACCCACTGGAGGAAGCCATGCCGCTGGAGGAAGCCGTGCCCAGCGAGGACGTACTGTCCCGGGTCGTCGAGTCGGTCGCCCGCCGGCTCGGAACCGGGGCCCAGGGCCTCGATCCCGACCGCACCTTCCTCGACCAGGGCGCCGACTCGTTGGCGCTGATGGCGATCGCCCGCGAACTGGGCAAGGAGTTCGACGCGCAGATCCCCCTGCGGGACCTCTTCGGCGACACCGACACCCCCCGCAGACTCGCCCAGCGCCTCGGGACCGCTGCCGTTCCCGTCCCAACTGCCGTCCCGGCCGCGGGCCCTGCCGCCCTCTCCGCCACCGTCCCTGTCACCGTCCCGGCCGTCGGCTCTGCCGCCGGGACGGCAGCTGCTCGGTCGGATGCACCTGCGGCCGACCTGTCTCCGGCGCCCGCCGTGGCCGACGCAGGGGGATCCGCGCCGGTGCTGCCCCTGCCCGCAGGGCCTCCGCCCGGGACGGTCGCGGGGACCGCCGCATCGTCCCTGCTGGAGCGCCAACTCGTCCTGACCGAGCGCATGGTGGAGCAGGTCACCGGCCTGCTCCAGCGCCAGCTCGACATCCTCGCCACCCCCGCCGCCGGGCCTGCCGCCCCCGCCGTCCAGCCTGCCGCCCTCGCTGCTGACCTCGCCGTCCCCGTCACCCAGCTCACCGCCCCCGCTGCCCAGCCCGTCGCCCCGGCTGCCCCCGCCGCCCAGCCGCTGCCCCCAGCCGGGACCGCGACCGGCGGCACGCCCGCACCCGCTTCCCTCGCCTCAGCTCCAGCCGCACCCGCGCTCACGCCCCGCGCCGCAGCGCCAGCCGCACCCGCGCCCGCACCCGCGCCCCGCGCCGCCGCTCCAGCCGCGCCCGCGCCCGCGCCCTCCGGCAGCGGGTGCGACTTCAGCCTGTACTTCTTCGGCGACTACCCCGATCAGGCCGCCGGTGACAAGTACGGCCTGATCATGGAGGCCGCCCACTTCGCCGACCAGCAGGGCTTCCACGCCCTCTGGCTGCCGGAGCGGCACTTCCACTCCTTCGGCGCGCTGTTCCCCAACCCGTCCGTGCTGGCCGCCGCCCTCGCCACCCGGACGAGCAGGATCCGGCTGAACGCCGGTTCGGTGGTGCTGCCGCTGCACAACCCGATCCGGGTCGCCGAGGAATGGTCGGTGGTGGACAACCTGTCGCACGGCCGGGCCGGGCTGTGCTTTGCCAGCGGCTGGCACGCCAACGACTTCGTCCTTGCCCCGGAGAACTTCGGCAGCCAACGCGAGCTGATGTACCGCCGGCTGGAGACCGTCCGGCAGCTCTGGTCCGGCTCGGAGATCCGGGCCACCTCGGGCAGCGGGGAGCAGGTGGGCGTACGCCTGCACCCGGCCCCGGTGCAGGCGGCCCCGCCGATGTTCGCGGCCGTCGTCGGCAACCCGGAGAGCTACCGCCTCGCCGCCGAGCACGACCTGGGTGTCGTCACCAACCTGATGGCGCAGAGCGTCGACCAGCTGCTCGCCAATATCGCCCTCTACCGCCGGACCCGGGCTGAGCACGGCCTGGACCCGGACGCGGGCCGGGTGGTGGTCCTGCTGCACACCTACCTGGGCGAGGACCTCGACCGGGCCCGGCAGGAGGCCTTCGCCCCGTTCTGCGACTACCTGCGCTCCTCGCTCTCGCTGTTCGACCAGGTGACCAACAGCCTCGGGCTGGAGATCGACCTCGACAACACCCCCGCCGACGACGTCGAGTTCCTCCTTGAGCAGGCCTACCGGCGCTACTGCGAGTCCCGCGCCCTGATCGGCACCCCGGACAGCTGCGCGCCGGTGGTCGAGCGGCTGCTGGCGGGGGAGTCGCCGAGATCGCCTGCTTCGTGGACTTCGGCGTCCCCGCGGACCGGGTCCTGGCCGGTCTGCCGCTCGTGGACGCCCTGCGTTCCCGCTTCGCACCCGGCGGGGAACACCGGCCCCAGCCGGTCGCCGTCACGGGCCGACCGCTCTCCCCGGCCCAGCGCCGGATCTGGTTCCTGGAGCAGCTGCACCCCGACCGCACCAGTTACAACGAGCCCAAGGCGATCCGACTGACCGGTCCGCTGGACGTGGAGGCGCTGCGCGCCTCGCTGCAACGGGTGGTGGACCGCCATCCGGCGCTGCGGAGCGTGGTCGGCGGGGCCGACGGCGAGCCCCGCATGCTGGTACGCGACCGGGTCCGGCTCGACTGCCCGCTCCTGGACCGGAGCGCGGACACCGAGGAGGCGGCGCTGCGGGAGCTGGTGGACACCGTCGGCAGCAGGCCGTTCGACCTGGCCGAGGGCCCGCTGCTGCGGGCCCGCCTGGTGCGCCTGGCCGATGAGCACCATGTGCTGTTCCTGACCGCGCACCACATCGTCTTCGACTCGCTCTCCACCCTGATCCTCACCCAGGACCTGGCAGCCTTCTACCGTGCCTGGCCGGAACTGCCGACCGGTCTTCCGGTACTTCCGGAGCCCGACCGGTCGGCCTTCGAAGCGGTCGATCCGCAGCAGCACGCCGCGGACCTGCGCTACTGGCGCGAGCGTCTGGCGGGGGCAGCCGAACTGGAGCTTCCGACCGACCGGCCCCGCCCGGCGTCGGGGGCCGTCCAGGGGGCCTGCCTCACCCACGACATGCCGGCCGCGACCGCCGCCCGGCTGGTCCGCTTCGCCCGGGACCAGCGGGCCACTGCCTTCAGCACGCTGCTCGGCGCCATCGGCGTCGCGCTCCGGCGGCTGAGCGGCCAGGACGACCTGGTGGTCGGCACCGGCCTCACCCACCGTCCGGAGGGCTCCGAGCAGGCTGTCGGCATGTTCGTGGACACCGTGCCCCTACGGATGGACCTGTCCGGAGACCCCGGCTTCGGCGCGCTGGTACGCCGTCTGACCGCGTCCAGCATGGACGCCTACGAGCACCGGCTGGTGCCGTTCGACGAGCTGGTCCGCGAGCTCAACCCCGATCGGGAGGCCGGACGCAATCCGCTGTTCCAGATCGCGGTGGAGTACGAGAGCGCGACCGGGCTCACCTTCGCGCCCGGACTCGGGGTGGCTCTGGTCGATCTGCCGAGCCGCCGGGCGCCGGTGGACGTCACCCTGTACCTCACCCACCACGCGGACGGTGTGCGCTGGGTCGTGGAGTACGACGCGGGGCTGTTCGACGAGGCCACGATCGTTCGGCTGCTGGACTATGCGGAGCAGGTACTGGACCGGGCGCTGGCCGATCCCGATGTCCGGCTCTCCGAACTGACCGCGCTGACGGCGTCCGATCGTGAGCTGCTGAGCCGCTGGCAGGGAGGGTCCGCCGAGCCCGAACCGGAGGCGGACGCCCCGGAGTGCCTGCATGAACTGATCTCCCGGGCAGCCGAGTCGGCGCCGGACGCGGTGGCCCTCGTGCATCGCACAACGGAGTTGACGTACAGTCAGCTGAACGCGGCGGCCGATCGGACAGCTCGGCTGCTGCTGGCCCGGGGTGTCGGCCGGGGCGATCTGGTCGCGGTCTGCCTGCCCCGGGGGACCGAGCTGATCACCGCGCTGCTCGGCGTGCTGAAGGCCGGTGCCGGATACCTGCCGCTGGACCCGTCCGCGCCCTCGGCCAGGCTGGAGTTCATCCTGGCCGACAGCGGGGTGCCGCTGCTGCTGACCGCTCGCGCCGTGGTGGACACCGTCCCGCTGCCCGCCGGACTCGCCGTCCTGCACATGGACGACCTGCA
Proteins encoded in this window:
- a CDS encoding type I polyketide synthase; protein product: MPPPLALSQGAEIHLTGDDPADAVTALLTTAVRAPDAGVVTVSADGQPSTLTYPELLERARRLLSGLRAQGAAPGDHIVLQGLQLPDFFPAFWACLLGGLRPAAIAGACEGGAGGPVLERLVHSWRLLDRPLIVTDAPGAAAVRRQAGRFGPDEPRTVDVAALAGHAPASDHHRPAEDDIALLMLSSGSTGAPKAAQLTHRALAEFAHGARRTLGLDPGDSTLNWLPVDHSGAFLLHHLLEVFVGCTNVHAPTELVLGEPLRWLDLLAEHRTTHTWAPMFGYRLVSQALARNPGRHWDLTPIRILLSGGEQILPSSVAEFLAATAAHGVPGDSFVPAWGMAETTTGIAYGRRPADGAGVHRVLRSSLGGELVFADDSADGPEVLTFVSVGPPEPGAALRIVDGAGTLLPERRIGRLQVRSARVTAGYANDARATAAAFADGDWLETGDLGYLAGGELVITGRAKDVIILNGQNHYCQEIEAAAATVAGVTAGAVGACGVPNPATGSEDLVLLFAARPGDPAEPERIGREVRAALFTRLRLVAARVVAVPTERFPITASGKVRRGELRERLLAGEFDAPAAQGGAAPAAQGSAAPASQGGTDPLDLGRMVREAAAEILGREVDGASPFYELGLTSITLVRLRALLEQRSGLPIPTTALFEHPTVDALTAFLAARQADLSTSRSQDTGPAPRQARPTGPGGSGDDRRIAVIGMAGRFPGAADLDQYWANLRAGADSVSVFTPDQLDRAGIPRELADHPDHRPVAGALDDVDGFDAGFFGMSPSEAELTDPAHRLFLQCCYHALEHAGYAGRGQQGRTGVFAGSGMQLYGHQDRAGDHASGPGADPQSALEAAIGVQQDFLASRVAYRLGLTGPAIGVQTACSTSLVAVHLAVQALLDGDADMALAGAAAVRTPQEQGYRHSPGSILSATGRCRPFDAAADGTVGGNGVAAVLLKRYDRALADGDTVHAVILGTAVNNDGRSKVGFTAPSVAGQVDVVRQALHRAGAAPATISYVEAHGTGTPLGDPVELQALAQALGADRGPEERCAVGSVKANIGHLDTCAGMAGLIKAVLMLQHAELVPTINLDRHNPELDLAGGRFFIPTALRPWPSGSGPRRAGVSALGVGGTNAHVVLEEPPAVPGRPDRRAAVVLPVSAADPTALDRLAERLADHLDSAATADTTDLVAALGLGRPHLPYRRAVVGRDPRELAAALRDRPTVGPARAQPSLAFAFAGQGSILSGAAARLYAQSPVARRVLDDCEQQYRQDVGGSLLDLLLHGDPGDSGAPGDPDAAPVRSDGTAQPALFALQAAQVEAWRSLGVSPGVVLGHSLGEYAALYVAGALTLHDGLWITARRGELMWTRTEPGGMLAVVADRGTAEGLAADTGLDLAAANGPERHVLSGGEAAVAAAVQLLERRDVPWRRLPVERAFHSESMVPALQEFQRYLDRLRLRPLRVPLVTAVEGALLPVGAELPPGYLRRQARSTVDFDAALRAVDRTGCARYVELGPDGSLSSLGRRALPDSSWHPTLRRGHAYALLPALAELYEQGVEIDWHGLAAEGRRVPLPGYPFSSTPLPRRHRPLGRTDPLEEAMPLEEAVPSEDVLSRVVESVARRLGTGAQGLDPDRTFLDQGADSLALMAIARELGKEFDAQIPLRDLFGDTDTPRRLAQRLGTAAVPVPTAVPAAGPAALSATVPVTVPAVGSAAGTAAARSDAPAADLSPAPAVADAGGSAPVLPLPAGPPPGTVAGTAASSLLERQLVLTERMVEQVTGLLQRQLDILATPAAGPAAPAVQPAALAADLAVPVTQLTAPAAQPVAPAAPAAQPLPPAGTATGGTPAPASLASAPAAPALTPRAAAPAAPAPAPAPRAAAPAAPAPAPSGSGCDFSLYFFGDYPDQAAGDKYGLIMEAAHFADQQGFHALWLPERHFHSFGALFPNPSVLAAALATRTSRIRLNAGSVVLPLHNPIRVAEEWSVVDNLSHGRAGLCFASGWHANDFVLAPENFGSQRELMYRRLETVRQLWSGSEIRATSGSGEQVGVRLHPAPVQAAPPMFAAVVGNPESYRLAAEHDLGVVTNLMAQSVDQLLANIALYRRTRAEHGLDPDAGRVVVLLHTYLGEDLDRARQEAFAPFCDYLRSSLSLFDQVTNSLGLEIDLDNTPADDVEFLLEQAYRRYCESRALIGTPDSCAPVVERLLAGESPRSPASWTSASPRTGSWPVCRSWTPCVPASHPAGNTGPSRSPSRADRSPRPSAGSGSWSSCTPTAPVTTSPRRSD